AGCTGTATCTAAAAATCTTGATCAGGCAGTGAATTTGCTCCTAGACATTTCTAATATTTTCTTTACAACTACATTTGTAAGGAAAATTAAAGAATACAGTGTCATGAAAAGCTATAATTACGAATCAGATTTACTTAAAAAAATGAAGGTATGCCTGAAATATTATATTACAACTTGACAGAATTATAACACAGAATTTCCTAGACCATCGGTCGAATATTAGAAAGGAGGTCGAGTTGAATAGAATAGAAAATGAGTTCGAAGCAAGAAAAAAGAAAATATTAAAATCAGCAAAAAAGTTGTTTATAAAATATGGATTTGATAATGTATCCTTGAATCAAATTGCTAAAGATGCAGATTTTGGCAAATCCACTTTGTATTACTATTTTTCCAGTAAAAATGAGATTTTATACGTAATTGTCAGGCAGTACGATCTGAGTAGGTTAAAAAAAAGTGAAGTAGCTTTTAATAAAGCTCTAGGTAGTTACGACAAGATTTATAGTTATCTGAAAGAATATTATAATTTCGTAAAAGTCAATAACAGAGCCTTATTTATGCTGACAAATCGAAATGTCCAACTGATTTATCGTGATATCATTCCAAATCTATCATCTGAGTTGATAGAAACATATGAGAGGCATTTTGTGAAATCTGCAGAAGATTTAAAGGAACAGTTAAAA
The DNA window shown above is from Candidatus Stygibacter australis and carries:
- a CDS encoding TetR/AcrR family transcriptional regulator, whose protein sequence is MNRIENEFEARKKKILKSAKKLFIKYGFDNVSLNQIAKDADFGKSTLYYYFSSKNEILYVIVRQYDLSRLKKSEVAFNKALGSYDKIYSYLKEYYNFVKVNNRALFMLTNRNVQLIYRDIIPNLSSELIETYERHFVKSAEDLKEQLK